One segment of Prionailurus bengalensis isolate Pbe53 chromosome D4, Fcat_Pben_1.1_paternal_pri, whole genome shotgun sequence DNA contains the following:
- the SWI5 gene encoding DNA repair protein SWI5 homolog — protein MPSGYLAGLRGRSPASALDAPALQTPPRRGPRTPGLRRTQPGLSKSCRGAFRSPRPSPKSGQADGASEDSLHLDIQKLKEKRDLLDTEISQLISEGYSVDELEDHISQLHEYNDIKDVGQMLLGKLAVIRGVTTKELYAEFGLDMND, from the exons ATGC CTTCCGGTTACCTGGCGGGCCTGAGAGGCCGCTCTCCCGCCTCCGCCCTGGACGCCCCTGCACTGCAGACTCCCCCGAGACGGGGGCCCCGGACCCCAGGGCTCAGAAG GACTCAACCAGGACTTTCCAAAAGTTGCCGCGGGGCCTTCCGATCCCCT CGGCCATCTCCCAAGTCTGGCCAGGCTGATGGAGCCAGCGAGGATTCTCTGCACCTTGACATTCAGAAACTGAAGGAGAAGAGGGACCTGCTGGACACGGAGATCTCCCAACTAATATCTGA AGGCTACAGTGTGGATGAACTGGAGGACCACATCTCCCAGCTCCACGAGTATAACGACATCAAGGATGTAGGCCAGATGCTGCTAGGCAAGCTAG ccGTGATCCGAGGTGTCACCACCAAAGAGTTGTATGCAGAATTTGGCTTGGACATGAATGACTGA